Proteins co-encoded in one Arachis hypogaea cultivar Tifrunner chromosome 11, arahy.Tifrunner.gnm2.J5K5, whole genome shotgun sequence genomic window:
- the LOC112720956 gene encoding uncharacterized protein, whose protein sequence is MAPSRVPATTLFSSSSILLTQEQFANLLIKLLMPTSFTNIQGITLKTIPSATKIKIKHVLESLYGFVVERVQTLNMEGKKKKRGGILFAKPDYKKAYVTLKTPLSINMNLFPLKMVEDARKQINKKNVSSVIEDEEEEEALA, encoded by the coding sequence ATGGCGCCTTCGCGAGTCCCAGCTACAactctcttctcctcctcctcgatCCTTCTCACGCAGGAGCAGTTTGCGAACCTTCTAATAAAGCTACTAATGCCAACGAGCTTCACCAACATCCAAGGAATCACACTCAAGACAATTCCATCCGCCACCAAGATCAAGATAAAGCACGTCCTTGAGTCCCTCTATGGCTTCGTAGTCGAGAGGGTTCAAACCCTAAACatggaagggaagaagaagaagcgtggtGGCATCCTCTTTGCAAAACCCGATTACAAGAAGGCTTACGTCACTCTCAAGACCCCTCTTTCAATCAACATGAATCTTTTCCCGCTCAAAATGGTTGAAGATGCCAGGAAGCAGATAAACAAGAAGAACGTGTCAAGCGTCATTGAggacgaagaagaggaagaggcattGGCTTGA